Proteins from a genomic interval of Kitasatospora kifunensis:
- a CDS encoding Mut7-C RNAse domain-containing protein has product MESKEPLGSAAPADATERPEICLEVAPELLVFLPSARRVGRSAVRTDGASTLGHLVESLGVPLTEVGELLADGRPVPTAHLPRHGERITVHGIARPQALAGPARFLLDVHLGTLARRMRLLGIDAAYENPDIGDAALAARSAAEQRVLLSRDRGLLRRRELWAGGYVYSHRPAEQLRDVLSRFAPPLAPWTRCATCNGELRQAAKDTVQEQLQDGTERSYDAFARCVDCGQVYWRGAHHARLAAIVDETLEEFGHLALPSPSANATRG; this is encoded by the coding sequence GTGGAGAGCAAGGAACCCCTGGGGAGCGCGGCTCCCGCGGACGCCACCGAGCGACCGGAGATCTGCCTCGAAGTGGCCCCTGAGCTGCTCGTGTTCCTCCCCTCGGCGCGCCGGGTCGGCAGGTCCGCGGTGCGGACCGACGGCGCCTCCACGCTCGGCCACCTGGTGGAGTCGCTCGGCGTGCCACTCACCGAGGTCGGCGAGCTGCTGGCCGACGGACGTCCGGTGCCCACCGCGCACCTCCCCCGGCACGGCGAGCGGATCACCGTCCACGGCATCGCGCGCCCGCAAGCACTCGCCGGCCCGGCCCGCTTCCTGCTCGACGTCCACCTCGGCACGCTGGCTCGCCGCATGCGGCTGCTGGGGATCGACGCGGCCTATGAGAACCCGGACATCGGCGACGCCGCCCTCGCCGCCCGCTCGGCCGCCGAGCAGCGGGTGCTGCTCTCCCGCGACCGCGGGCTGCTGCGGCGCCGCGAGCTGTGGGCGGGCGGGTACGTCTACAGCCACCGCCCGGCCGAGCAGCTGCGCGACGTCCTGTCCCGTTTCGCGCCGCCACTCGCGCCGTGGACCAGGTGTGCGACCTGCAACGGAGAGCTGCGGCAGGCCGCGAAGGACACCGTGCAGGAGCAGCTGCAGGACGGCACCGAGCGTTCGTACGACGCCTTCGCGCGCTGCGTGGACTGCGGCCAGGTCTACTGGCGCGGGGCCCACCACGCCCGGTTGGCCGCGATCGTGGACGAGACGCTGGAGGAGTTCGGCCACCTCGCCCTGCCGAGCCCGAGCGCGAACGCGACACGCGGCTGA
- a CDS encoding NAD(P)H-binding protein, producing MRIVIAGGHGQIALHLERLLAARGDQPLGLIRRPEQAADLRERGAEPVLLDLEAADREQVAEVLTGADAVVFAAGAGAGSGADRKDTVDRAAAVLLADGAERAGVRRYVMLSSMGADAHAGDGADPVFGAYLRAKGAADDDLRARPGLAWTVLRPGRLTDEPATGLVQLAESTGRGAVPRADVAAVIAALLADPVPLVGRTVELVSGPLTVAQAVAAA from the coding sequence ATGCGTATCGTCATCGCCGGAGGCCACGGTCAGATCGCGCTCCACCTGGAGCGGTTGCTCGCCGCGCGTGGGGATCAGCCCCTCGGCCTGATCCGCCGTCCCGAGCAGGCGGCGGACCTGCGGGAGCGTGGCGCCGAGCCGGTGCTCCTCGACCTCGAGGCCGCCGACCGTGAGCAGGTCGCCGAAGTCCTCACCGGTGCCGATGCGGTGGTCTTCGCCGCCGGCGCGGGGGCGGGCAGCGGCGCCGACCGCAAGGACACGGTCGATCGGGCGGCCGCCGTGCTGCTGGCCGACGGCGCCGAGCGGGCGGGCGTGCGGCGCTATGTGATGCTCTCCTCGATGGGCGCCGACGCCCACGCCGGGGACGGCGCGGACCCGGTCTTCGGCGCCTACCTGCGGGCCAAGGGCGCGGCCGACGATGACCTGCGCGCTCGTCCTGGCCTGGCCTGGACCGTGCTGCGCCCCGGCCGCCTGACCGACGAACCAGCCACCGGGCTGGTCCAGTTGGCCGAGTCGACGGGCCGCGGCGCGGTGCCGCGCGCGGACGTGGCCGCCGTGATCGCCGCGCTGCTGGCCGACCCGGTGCCGCTGGTGGGGCGCACCGTGGAGCTGGTGTCGGGTCCGCTCACCGTGGCACAGGCCGTCGCGGCGGCCTGA